A region of Streptomyces paludis DNA encodes the following proteins:
- a CDS encoding DUF190 domain-containing protein: MTFPAGAVVPGLRMTVYVGESDLWHHRPVYTEIVHRAHAAGLAGASVFRGIEGFGATSLIHTQRLLSLSEELPVAVVVVDTEEKVRGFLPQLDGLVAEGLVTLDACEIVRYTGRGEAG, translated from the coding sequence ATGACATTTCCAGCGGGCGCTGTGGTGCCGGGGCTGCGGATGACGGTCTACGTCGGTGAGTCCGATCTCTGGCACCACCGGCCCGTCTACACCGAGATCGTGCACCGCGCGCATGCCGCCGGGCTGGCCGGGGCCAGTGTGTTCCGGGGGATCGAGGGGTTCGGGGCGACCTCCCTGATCCACACGCAACGGCTGCTGTCGCTGAGCGAGGAGCTGCCCGTGGCGGTGGTCGTCGTGGACACCGAGGAGAAGGTACGGGGGTTTCTGCCGCAGCTCGACGGGCTGGTCGCGGAGGGCCTGGTGACCCTCGACGCGTGCGAGATCGTCCGGTACACGGGACGTGGCGAGGCCGGATGA
- the crcB gene encoding fluoride efflux transporter CrcB, which yields MPLGRLGYPGRSPRTPAVVAVVALGGAAGASARYGSSLIWPTAPGAFPWTTLAVNAAGCAVIGVFMVVITELWRTHPLVRPFFGTGVLGGFTTFSTYAVDVQRLVADGRARTGLAYLGLTLIAALAAVWSAVWLTRRVLAWRQT from the coding sequence ATGCCCCTGGGACGTTTGGGATATCCGGGACGTTCCCCACGGACCCCGGCCGTCGTGGCCGTCGTCGCGCTCGGTGGCGCGGCGGGCGCGTCGGCCCGCTACGGATCGTCCCTGATCTGGCCCACCGCCCCCGGCGCCTTCCCCTGGACGACGCTGGCCGTGAACGCGGCCGGGTGCGCGGTGATCGGTGTGTTCATGGTGGTGATCACCGAACTGTGGCGGACACACCCCCTGGTACGGCCGTTCTTCGGCACGGGCGTCCTGGGCGGGTTCACCACGTTCTCGACGTACGCCGTGGATGTCCAGCGGCTGGTGGCCGACGGACGGGCCCGCACGGGGCTGGCGTATCTGGGCCTGACACTGATCGCGGCGCTCGCCGCGGTGTGGAGTGCGGTGTGGCTGACACGCCGCGTACTGGCGTGGAGGCAGACATGA
- a CDS encoding SMI1/KNR4 family protein, translating into MKTYNWRPFLERWSEDWARSPVAREESPGTWLGFPAAGEERIGALEARLGVPLPPTYRSFLATTDGWRPAGSRIPLLGPADGVRPYAEGVEGTGGGEWGSAVRLSGESAESTDVIALLDPGEVNADGEWAAYLHHGPGSPAPERYETFMELMQALFREFHRSHRDTPGFVTETTRELDADVEDARVACLEGAEADGPLGLLVAASESGRARAHGLRAQVEALLSGGDVGGGNWVGGSWAAGSPDDPLYARELLPLAAWWRLRAGRADGGGDGGGDGEAPAVLREIRERTFRYEAPGAFGVAVVAAREQARRGATDAAWHTLAAALADWEPYGPEQLAPVGLLADPLLGPVITPERGRYVLETPRGEGRYVNGLVEDEGAYDGGEGGRADGLSWLVDDARERHPYRFVLVRDIPPSELAGRIGGPGAALLAPADAREAREAGALARIGACGTRAAGEEASGWSFAFDVDNVTGEPGGFGDAVSRGTAAVTVWCDQGDGGSDDGGGTFHFSYEEDGRRVYGFTVRGNGIERWGPLPEGLDPLDLFPGAEPTEAPDAALDPADPLDPGSAPDPGDPLDPDDEFEALDAVAEEFGVSLPRFAIERGRLHAVAGEPA; encoded by the coding sequence ATGAAGACCTACAACTGGCGTCCGTTCCTGGAGCGGTGGAGCGAGGACTGGGCGCGCTCCCCCGTCGCGCGGGAGGAGTCACCGGGGACATGGCTGGGCTTTCCGGCGGCCGGGGAGGAGCGGATCGGCGCGCTGGAGGCGCGGCTCGGTGTGCCGCTGCCGCCGACGTACCGGTCCTTCCTGGCGACGACGGACGGGTGGCGGCCGGCCGGCTCGCGGATACCGCTGCTGGGTCCGGCGGACGGGGTGCGGCCGTACGCGGAGGGGGTGGAGGGGACCGGGGGCGGCGAGTGGGGCTCGGCGGTCCGGCTGTCCGGGGAGTCCGCGGAGTCCACCGATGTGATCGCGCTGCTCGATCCCGGTGAGGTGAACGCCGACGGGGAGTGGGCGGCCTATCTGCACCATGGGCCGGGCTCGCCCGCGCCGGAGCGGTACGAGACGTTCATGGAGCTGATGCAGGCCCTGTTCCGGGAGTTCCACCGGTCGCACCGGGACACGCCCGGTTTCGTGACCGAGACGACGCGCGAGCTGGACGCCGATGTCGAGGACGCGCGCGTGGCCTGTCTGGAGGGCGCGGAGGCCGACGGGCCGCTCGGGCTGCTGGTGGCGGCGTCCGAGTCCGGGCGGGCGCGGGCCCATGGGCTGCGGGCGCAGGTGGAGGCGCTGCTGAGTGGGGGCGATGTAGGGGGCGGTAATTGGGTTGGGGGTTCCTGGGCCGCCGGGAGCCCGGACGATCCGCTGTACGCGCGCGAGCTGCTGCCCCTGGCCGCGTGGTGGCGGCTGCGCGCCGGGCGTGCGGACGGGGGCGGGGACGGGGGCGGGGACGGCGAGGCGCCCGCCGTACTGCGGGAGATCCGCGAGCGTACGTTCCGGTACGAGGCTCCCGGGGCGTTCGGCGTCGCGGTCGTGGCCGCCCGGGAGCAGGCCCGCCGGGGCGCCACGGACGCGGCCTGGCACACGCTCGCGGCGGCCCTGGCCGACTGGGAGCCGTACGGGCCCGAGCAGCTGGCCCCGGTCGGGCTGCTCGCCGATCCGCTGCTCGGTCCGGTGATCACCCCGGAGCGCGGCCGGTACGTCCTGGAGACGCCCCGGGGCGAGGGCCGGTACGTAAACGGGTTGGTGGAAGACGAGGGCGCGTACGACGGCGGGGAGGGCGGCCGGGCGGACGGGCTCTCCTGGCTCGTGGACGACGCGCGGGAGCGTCACCCGTACCGCTTCGTGCTCGTACGGGACATCCCGCCGAGCGAGCTGGCCGGGCGGATCGGCGGCCCTGGAGCGGCGCTGCTGGCTCCGGCCGACGCGCGGGAGGCACGGGAGGCGGGCGCGCTGGCCCGGATCGGCGCGTGCGGGACGCGGGCTGCCGGGGAGGAGGCGAGCGGGTGGAGCTTCGCCTTCGACGTCGACAACGTCACTGGGGAGCCGGGCGGGTTCGGTGACGCGGTGTCGCGGGGCACGGCTGCGGTCACGGTGTGGTGCGACCAGGGCGACGGTGGGAGCGACGACGGCGGCGGCACGTTCCACTTCTCCTACGAGGAGGACGGGCGGCGGGTGTACGGGTTCACGGTCCGCGGCAACGGGATCGAGCGGTGGGGCCCGCTGCCGGAGGGCCTCGATCCGCTGGACCTCTTCCCCGGGGCGGAGCCGACCGAAGCGCCGGATGCCGCGCTGGACCCGGCCGACCCGCTGGATCCGGGTTCCGCGCCGGACCCGGGCGACCCGTTGGATCCGGACGACGAGTTCGAGGCTCTGGACGCCGTCGCGGAGGAGTTCGGGGTCTCGCTGCCGCGCTTCGCGATCGAGCGCGGCCGGCTGCACGCCGTGGCGGGTGAGCCCGCGTGA
- a CDS encoding GNAT family N-acetyltransferase has translation MTPLRTTPIETARLTLLPLSVEHAEEMAAALADPALHTFIGGEPATAEELRRKYTAMVAGSPLPVISWCNWVIGVRRPDVPDRTDGTDGTDLPEGRDGPDGPDPLAGYVQATVAPGRHGAGPVAEIAWVVGTPWQGRGFAKEAARGLVRWLEERGVRTLRAHIHPDHRASAAVAAAVGLAPTDEWYDNEVRWQRHLDG, from the coding sequence CTGACGCCTCTGCGTACGACCCCCATCGAGACCGCGCGGCTGACGCTGCTGCCCCTGAGCGTGGAGCACGCCGAGGAGATGGCCGCCGCTCTCGCCGACCCCGCGCTGCACACCTTCATCGGCGGGGAGCCCGCGACGGCGGAGGAGCTGCGCCGGAAGTACACCGCGATGGTCGCGGGATCGCCGCTGCCGGTCATCTCCTGGTGCAACTGGGTGATCGGCGTCAGGCGGCCGGACGTCCCTGACCGGACTGACGGGACTGACGGGACTGACCTGCCGGAAGGGCGGGACGGCCCGGACGGCCCGGACCCGCTGGCCGGCTACGTACAGGCGACCGTCGCCCCGGGGCGGCACGGCGCCGGGCCCGTCGCGGAGATCGCCTGGGTCGTCGGCACCCCGTGGCAGGGGCGCGGCTTCGCCAAGGAGGCGGCGCGCGGGCTCGTCCGCTGGCTGGAGGAGCGGGGCGTACGGACGCTGCGCGCGCATATCCACCCGGACCACCGGGCGTCGGCCGCCGTCGCGGCGGCGGTCGGGCTGGCGCCCACCGATGAGTGGTACGACAACGAAGTGCGCTGGCAGCGGCACCTCGACGGATGA
- a CDS encoding RlpA-like double-psi beta-barrel domain-containing protein produces MSRKKTFSGRKKLALLAGAVALAGGTAVIMTGTSQASVVCDGLATALRNNEDFIAAQRATPDALSEARIANRVAVIEEIRLKQRASGCDSEAGGESGSEDANAGGNAGTGADTGATGGGGDATAAPTDPAGAAGEVVCAGSTVTLSGEAGPPAASSNQFPAGTVLRVTNLDNNKSTTVEVTSVSGSCALLNDAAFELVREDGKFLIRRALIERVQSVESTPQEPIRSVN; encoded by the coding sequence ATGTCCCGTAAGAAGACGTTCAGCGGCAGGAAGAAGCTCGCTCTGCTCGCCGGTGCGGTGGCGCTGGCCGGCGGTACGGCGGTGATCATGACCGGTACGAGCCAGGCGTCGGTGGTCTGCGACGGACTGGCCACGGCGCTGCGCAACAACGAGGACTTCATCGCCGCCCAGCGCGCCACCCCGGACGCGCTCTCCGAGGCGCGGATCGCCAACCGTGTCGCGGTCATCGAGGAGATCCGGCTGAAGCAGAGGGCGTCCGGCTGCGATTCCGAGGCCGGAGGGGAGAGCGGCAGCGAGGACGCGAACGCGGGAGGGAACGCGGGCACGGGCGCGGATACGGGCGCGACCGGGGGCGGCGGCGACGCCACGGCCGCCCCCACCGACCCGGCGGGGGCGGCCGGCGAGGTCGTCTGCGCCGGTTCGACCGTCACGCTCTCCGGCGAGGCGGGTCCCCCGGCCGCGTCCAGCAATCAGTTCCCGGCCGGCACCGTCCTCCGGGTGACCAACCTCGACAACAACAAGTCGACGACGGTAGAGGTCACTTCGGTCTCCGGCAGCTGCGCCCTGCTCAACGACGCGGCGTTCGAGCTGGTCCGCGAGGACGGCAAGTTCCTGATCCGCAGAGCCCTGATCGAGCGGGTCCAGAGCGTCGAGTCGACGCCTCAGGAGCCGATCCGGAGCGTGAACTGA
- a CDS encoding Gfo/Idh/MocA family protein: MTTSKPRIGLLGTGPWAEHTHAPALAAHPGIEFSGIWGRRPEAAAALAAAHGTTAHSGEAGLDVLFAESDAVAFALPPDIQAPLAVRAAAAGCHLIMDKPVATTVAGARAVADAAAEAGVASVVFCTLRFAAQTAEWVEKQAARGGWYTAHAYWLGGLFAPGSESPYADSPWRREKGGLWDVGPHALSALIPLLGDVTEVRATRTGPDLTHLVLRHVSGAASTAALSLSAPHAAAGTGLEVRGEHGTAELPEGWGDPVDSFGRAVDALLEAVRTGQPHACDVRFGLRLTEILAAAEEQVAAQGAE, encoded by the coding sequence ATGACCACGAGCAAGCCACGTATCGGACTCCTCGGCACCGGCCCCTGGGCGGAACACACCCACGCGCCGGCCCTCGCCGCCCATCCCGGAATCGAGTTCAGCGGCATCTGGGGGCGGCGGCCCGAGGCCGCCGCCGCGCTCGCCGCCGCACACGGCACCACCGCGCACTCCGGCGAGGCGGGGCTCGATGTCCTCTTCGCGGAGAGCGACGCCGTGGCCTTCGCGCTGCCGCCCGACATCCAGGCGCCGCTGGCGGTACGGGCCGCCGCCGCGGGCTGCCACCTGATCATGGACAAGCCGGTCGCGACGACCGTGGCGGGCGCCCGCGCGGTGGCGGACGCGGCGGCGGAGGCCGGGGTCGCGTCCGTGGTCTTCTGCACGCTGCGGTTCGCGGCGCAGACCGCGGAGTGGGTCGAGAAGCAGGCCGCGCGCGGCGGCTGGTACACGGCGCACGCCTACTGGCTCGGCGGCCTCTTCGCGCCCGGCTCGGAGAGCCCGTACGCCGACTCGCCCTGGCGCCGCGAGAAGGGCGGCCTGTGGGACGTCGGACCGCACGCGCTGTCCGCGCTGATCCCGCTGCTCGGCGATGTCACGGAGGTACGGGCGACACGTACCGGCCCCGACCTCACCCATCTCGTGCTGCGGCATGTGTCGGGGGCGGCCAGCACGGCGGCGCTGAGCCTGAGCGCGCCGCACGCCGCCGCGGGCACCGGGCTGGAAGTCCGCGGCGAACACGGCACGGCCGAGCTGCCGGAGGGCTGGGGCGATCCGGTGGACTCCTTCGGCCGGGCGGTCGACGCGCTGCTGGAAGCGGTCCGTACGGGACAGCCGCACGCCTGCGACGTACGGTTCGGGCTGCGGCTTACGGAGATCCTCGCGGCGGCGGAGGAGCAGGTGGCCGCGCAGGGGGCGGAGTAG
- a CDS encoding ARPP-2 domain-containing protein, whose amino-acid sequence MPRLDLDGLTARPAQVWGGIRLVPLVREQPMAGLRLRREVYGDTGGGAGDEVLVDPGTRYVSYIPHGFVADWSGEGPETGGGPGAAYGTQLGSGRPETVRVHRHHRMVKRLPKDSRAAGGSGGPVTRARFLPLHLALEGYLALHFGGPSIAWDEWSRQAVRHGLSPRAEDAYLGLTVRGLGDALRVFEIHPGQCGVLIHTADALAAAFVVPHPDDYRALHPSLLQDLFGELVHQYAFYGGRVPEFGARIRDGRRLETLADLRAAAREQERAWARSYTPLLAQGLLSASYSFERVYRMGDFTLRRFLPSFHRGDAAGRAGRRETEQHIGEVISDHKGRTAYLKTFRLSDAQIRRGHLLSRLAAHDWQLDRTAEALGTGREELVRRIHAAGFGALLNAQLLNTHVRTPMSRTPT is encoded by the coding sequence GTGCCCCGGCTCGATCTCGACGGGCTGACCGCCCGTCCCGCGCAGGTCTGGGGCGGGATCCGCCTCGTACCGCTGGTGCGGGAACAGCCGATGGCCGGCCTGCGGCTGCGCCGGGAGGTCTACGGCGACACCGGCGGCGGCGCCGGTGACGAGGTGCTGGTGGATCCGGGGACGCGTTACGTGTCGTACATACCGCACGGGTTCGTCGCCGACTGGTCCGGCGAGGGGCCCGAGACAGGCGGCGGGCCGGGCGCCGCGTACGGCACCCAGCTCGGCAGCGGGCGGCCCGAGACCGTACGTGTGCACCGCCATCACCGGATGGTGAAGCGCCTGCCCAAAGACTCAAGGGCAGCCGGGGGCTCCGGGGGACCCGTCACGCGCGCCCGCTTCCTGCCGCTCCACCTCGCCCTGGAGGGCTATCTCGCGCTGCACTTCGGCGGCCCGTCCATCGCCTGGGACGAATGGTCCCGGCAGGCGGTACGGCACGGGCTCTCGCCGCGCGCCGAGGACGCGTATCTCGGGCTCACCGTCCGGGGGCTCGGTGACGCGCTGCGCGTCTTCGAGATCCACCCCGGGCAGTGCGGCGTGCTGATCCACACGGCGGACGCGCTCGCCGCCGCCTTCGTGGTGCCGCACCCGGACGACTACCGCGCCCTGCACCCCAGTCTGCTCCAGGACCTGTTCGGGGAGCTGGTGCACCAGTACGCGTTCTACGGCGGCCGGGTGCCGGAGTTCGGGGCCCGGATCCGCGACGGACGGCGGCTGGAGACGCTCGCCGATCTGCGGGCGGCGGCGCGGGAGCAGGAGCGGGCGTGGGCGCGGTCGTACACGCCGCTGCTGGCCCAGGGGCTGCTCTCCGCGTCGTACTCCTTCGAGCGGGTCTACCGGATGGGGGACTTCACGCTGCGGCGCTTCCTGCCGTCGTTCCACCGGGGTGACGCCGCAGGGCGGGCCGGGCGGCGCGAGACGGAGCAGCACATCGGGGAGGTGATCAGCGACCACAAGGGGCGGACCGCGTATCTGAAGACGTTCCGGCTCTCCGACGCGCAGATCAGGCGGGGCCATCTGCTGTCCCGGCTGGCCGCGCACGACTGGCAGCTGGACCGGACGGCGGAGGCGCTGGGCACGGGGCGCGAGGAGCTGGTGCGGCGGATCCACGCGGCGGGCTTCGGGGCGCTGCTGAACGCACAGCTGCTGAACACCCACGTCCGAACACCCATGTCCCGAACGCCCACGTAA
- the glnII gene encoding glutamine synthetase — MTFKAEYIWIDGTEPTAKLRSKTKILSDGAELPIWGFDGSSTNQAEGHASDRVLKPVFSCPDPIRGGDDVLVLCEVLNIDMTPHESNTRAALTEVAEKFAGQEPIFGIEQEYTFFKGARPLGFPEGGFPAAQGGYYCGVGSDEIFGRAIVEAHLDNCLKAGLGISGINAEVMPGQWEFQVGPLAPLVVADQLWIARWLLYRTAEDFDVSATLDPKPVKGDWNGAGAHTNFSTKAMREGYDAIITACESLGEGSKPLDHVKHYGAGIDDRLTGLHETAPWNEYSYGVSNRGASVRIPWQVEQDGKGYIEDRRPNANVDPYLVTRLIVDTCCSALEKAGQV; from the coding sequence GTGACGTTCAAGGCTGAGTACATCTGGATCGACGGAACCGAGCCGACGGCCAAGCTGCGCTCGAAGACGAAGATCCTCAGTGACGGCGCCGAGCTGCCCATCTGGGGCTTCGACGGGTCGAGCACGAACCAGGCCGAGGGCCACGCCTCCGACCGCGTGCTCAAGCCGGTCTTCTCCTGCCCGGACCCGATCCGCGGCGGCGACGACGTCCTCGTCCTGTGCGAGGTCCTGAACATCGACATGACGCCGCACGAGTCCAACACGCGGGCCGCGCTGACCGAGGTCGCGGAGAAGTTCGCCGGCCAGGAGCCGATCTTCGGCATCGAGCAGGAGTACACGTTCTTCAAGGGCGCCCGCCCGCTCGGCTTCCCCGAGGGCGGTTTCCCGGCGGCGCAGGGCGGCTACTACTGCGGTGTCGGCTCGGACGAGATCTTCGGCCGGGCGATCGTCGAGGCGCACCTCGACAACTGCCTGAAGGCGGGGCTCGGCATCTCCGGGATCAACGCCGAGGTCATGCCCGGGCAGTGGGAGTTCCAGGTCGGCCCGCTGGCGCCGCTGGTGGTCGCGGACCAGCTGTGGATCGCCCGCTGGCTGCTCTACCGCACCGCCGAGGACTTCGACGTCTCCGCGACGCTCGACCCGAAGCCGGTGAAGGGCGACTGGAACGGCGCCGGCGCGCACACCAACTTCTCGACGAAGGCCATGCGCGAGGGGTACGACGCGATCATCACCGCGTGCGAGTCGCTGGGCGAGGGCTCCAAGCCGCTCGACCACGTCAAGCACTACGGCGCGGGCATCGACGACCGGCTGACCGGGCTGCACGAGACCGCCCCGTGGAACGAGTACAGCTACGGCGTCTCGAACCGCGGCGCGTCCGTCCGTATCCCGTGGCAGGTCGAGCAGGACGGCAAGGGGTACATCGAGGACCGCCGCCCGAACGCCAACGTCGACCCGTACCTGGTCACGCGGCTGATCGTGGACACCTGCTGCTCGGCTCTGGAGAAGGCCGGCCAGGTCTGA
- a CDS encoding winged helix-turn-helix domain-containing protein → MANSLSFSAATATAPAHSGSAHPGSAAPSLGRGRLRAVDRDETAPPVPAAVPVPAHVVDFLPPGATWLPAPQHTLPSLPGQPPMIGYLVLVPADQHTAVTAAAAAPYPAGHPAGRTEPDGGPVLVDSVQRTAAVDGERLDLTYLEFELLAHLVAHPNRVHTRDQLVTTVWGYGHVGDGRTVDVHVARLRRKLGAAHRHTIQTVRRVGYKYTP, encoded by the coding sequence ATGGCGAACTCCCTTTCCTTCTCGGCCGCCACCGCCACCGCACCCGCTCACTCCGGCTCCGCCCACCCCGGCTCCGCCGCGCCCTCGCTCGGCCGGGGCAGGCTGCGGGCCGTGGACCGCGACGAGACCGCGCCGCCCGTACCGGCCGCCGTGCCCGTACCGGCCCATGTCGTGGACTTCCTGCCGCCCGGTGCCACCTGGCTGCCGGCGCCTCAGCACACGCTGCCGTCCCTGCCGGGGCAGCCGCCGATGATCGGCTATCTGGTGCTCGTACCGGCGGACCAGCACACCGCCGTCACGGCCGCCGCCGCTGCTCCGTACCCCGCGGGGCACCCCGCCGGGCGTACGGAGCCGGACGGCGGGCCCGTGCTGGTCGACAGCGTCCAGCGGACCGCCGCCGTGGACGGCGAGCGGCTGGATCTCACGTACCTCGAATTCGAGCTGCTGGCGCATCTGGTGGCGCATCCGAACCGGGTGCACACGCGCGACCAGCTGGTGACGACGGTCTGGGGCTACGGCCATGTCGGCGACGGCCGGACCGTCGATGTCCATGTGGCGCGGCTGCGGCGCAAGCTGGGCGCCGCGCACCGGCACACCATCCAGACCGTACGGCGCGTGGGGTACAAGTACACGCCCTGA
- a CDS encoding PepSY-associated TM helix domain-containing protein, translating to MAIDDPVQGTGTDDETAAEPKKTATEPKKDPAEPKKTPAAPPSGAAAGASGTPRASGWSALRPLVLRLHFYAGLLIAPLLLVAATSGFLYSLSFQAEKVIYRHELRAPVGDRVQPVADQIAAARAAHPEGTVTSVRLPSEKGETTKVMMSAPGLKEHHSLAVFVDPYTAEVRGALDTYGSSLALPVRGWLSEFHRHLQLGEPGLFYSELAASWLWVVALGGLFLWIGRKRASKRALILPERGTTGRRRTLSLHGTLGLWAVTGLVLLSATGLTWSKYAGANISEIKDQLGSSTPSVSASLDGGGSGGGDDHSGHGSGASMPGMDHSADGEDIGVDLAVVAARQAGLDGPIQVTLPTEGVGYVIAETDRQFPVRLDSIAVDPANGKVIDELRFADYPLLAKLTRIGIDAHTGVYLGMVNQLALAALAVSLIVLIIWGYRMWWLRRPTKERAFSAGRPIPRGAWRKVPLTLLLPLVAVTALVGWFLPLLGISLLVFLVVDGVLGVVARARKGGNGEKSGKDVPVDA from the coding sequence ATGGCCATTGACGACCCCGTACAGGGGACCGGTACCGATGACGAGACCGCCGCCGAGCCGAAGAAGACCGCCACCGAGCCGAAGAAGGATCCCGCCGAGCCGAAGAAGACCCCCGCCGCACCACCCTCGGGTGCCGCGGCAGGGGCCTCAGGGACTCCCAGGGCCTCCGGATGGAGCGCGCTGCGCCCCCTCGTCCTGCGGCTCCACTTCTACGCGGGCCTGCTGATAGCGCCCCTGCTGCTCGTGGCTGCCACCAGCGGATTCCTCTACTCGCTCTCCTTCCAGGCCGAGAAGGTCATTTACCGCCACGAGCTGCGCGCCCCGGTCGGTGACCGCGTCCAGCCGGTCGCCGACCAGATCGCCGCCGCCCGCGCCGCCCACCCGGAGGGCACCGTCACCTCCGTACGCCTGCCGTCGGAGAAGGGAGAGACCACCAAGGTCATGATGTCCGCGCCCGGCTTGAAGGAGCACCACTCCCTCGCCGTCTTCGTCGACCCGTACACCGCCGAGGTACGGGGCGCGCTGGACACCTACGGCAGCTCCCTGGCCCTGCCGGTGCGCGGCTGGCTCTCCGAGTTCCACCGCCACCTCCAGCTGGGTGAGCCCGGTCTCTTCTACAGCGAGCTGGCCGCCAGCTGGCTGTGGGTGGTGGCACTCGGCGGACTCTTCCTCTGGATCGGCCGCAAGCGCGCCTCGAAGCGGGCGCTGATCCTCCCCGAGCGCGGCACCACCGGCCGGCGCAGGACGCTCTCACTGCACGGCACGCTCGGACTGTGGGCCGTCACCGGACTCGTCCTGCTCTCCGCCACCGGGCTGACCTGGTCGAAGTACGCGGGCGCCAACATCTCCGAGATCAAGGACCAGCTCGGCAGCTCCACCCCGTCCGTCTCGGCGTCCCTCGACGGCGGCGGCTCCGGTGGGGGAGACGATCACAGCGGGCACGGATCCGGCGCCAGCATGCCCGGAATGGACCACTCGGCGGACGGCGAGGACATCGGCGTCGACCTCGCCGTGGTCGCCGCCCGGCAGGCCGGTCTGGACGGGCCGATCCAGGTGACGCTGCCGACCGAGGGAGTCGGCTATGTGATCGCGGAGACCGACAGGCAGTTCCCCGTCCGTCTCGACTCCATCGCCGTCGACCCCGCCAACGGCAAGGTCATCGACGAACTGCGCTTCGCCGACTACCCCCTGCTGGCCAAGCTGACCCGGATCGGTATCGACGCCCACACCGGCGTGTACCTCGGCATGGTCAACCAGCTCGCGCTCGCCGCGCTGGCCGTCTCCCTGATCGTGCTGATCATCTGGGGCTACCGGATGTGGTGGCTGCGCCGCCCCACCAAGGAGCGTGCGTTCAGCGCGGGCCGGCCCATACCGCGCGGCGCCTGGCGCAAGGTGCCGCTGACCCTGCTGCTGCCGCTCGTGGCCGTGACGGCGCTGGTCGGCTGGTTCCTCCCGCTGCTCGGGATCAGCCTGCTCGTGTTCCTCGTCGTGGACGGGGTGCTGGGTGTGGTCGCGCGGGCCAGGAAGGGCGGGAACGGCGAGAAGAGCGGGAAGGACGTCCCGGTGGACGCGTAG